A DNA window from Ranitomeya imitator isolate aRanImi1 chromosome 2, aRanImi1.pri, whole genome shotgun sequence contains the following coding sequences:
- the LOC138661860 gene encoding uncharacterized protein isoform X1 — protein sequence MSSSGSPPPQQQQVSESESDEELSEGTETGGDIEVEEEPSSPAAAAAAAAAGAAERPAQHEGSPRRSQSRRTRRRGRPSASQCAPEYDSDIDIEALIEEVREREPLWNMVDRRHADTSVTRRLWLEVCRNIFARWEDLLPQQQSKLCTKVRKRWRSLRDRFKREFNEEMQAPSGSAARKKRRYRYGPNLSFLRETMLSRVTYSSHRAPASTSAPSEAIPPESATGDHVGRPHTSHPSVPSTSSASTSGVQPSLLASDGQQIAFPLPHPSDPATSTPPVGSWRQRQRGQERSYAPEFLHLNAGFQNSFKILGEQVTAGFSMMQSRMSENHHEISSRLDRLHLDVSQAPANLFFQSMLRSMEKLSFDQQMRVMNSCHNALLKVINEPQSTPTPPHTSQSQFQHHAPQYHRQSQYPHHSQYQHQYQYPTRPTTQMYSPVFSSSLPSFPSPVSFPPTPTQHPSGQPPVFPPPSTTDATGRVSPIPPTDVVQPSSPSSHSYSTQQYQDL from the exons atgtcctcttccggcagccctcctccacagcaacagcaggtatcg gaatcagaatccgatgaggagctgtcggaagggaccgagacgggtggagacatcgaagtggaggaggaaccaagt tctcctgctgctgctgctgctgctgctgctgctggtgctgctgaacgtccagcacagcatgaaggttctcccaggcgctcccagagtcggcggactcgacgccgcggtcggccatca gcttcacagtgtgctcccgaatacgattcagatatcgatattgaagccctcatcgaggaggttcgtgaacgggagccactgtggaacatggttgaccgcaggcatgctgataccagtgtcacccgtcggctctggttggaagtatgccggaacatctttgcgaggtgggaggaccttcttccacagcagcagagcaaactat gtaccaaggttaggaagcggtggcggtcattgagggatcgctttaagagggagtttaacgaggagatgcaggccccgagtggctcagcagcaaggaagaagaggaggtacagatatggcccgaacctctccttcctgagggaaaccatgctgagtagagt cacctactccagccaccgtgcgcctgcatctacctctgcaccctctgaagcgatccctcctgagtccgccaccggggaccacgtcggtaggccccacacctctcacccctctgtcccctccacttcatccgcctctaccagtggagtgcagccttccttactcgcatctgatggtcaacagatagcgttccctttaccccacccctctgaccctgccacctctacaccaccggtaggttcatggcggcagcgtcagaggggtcaggaaaggagctatgctcctgagttcttgcatctaaatgcaggcttccaaaattcatttaaaattttgggagaacaagtgactgctggtttcagcatgatgcaatcacgcatgagtgaaaaccaccatgaaatcagcagtcgcttggatagactgcatttagatgtaagtcaagctccagccaatcttttttttcagtccatgctcaggagcatggaaaagctttcttttgatcagcagatgcgggtaatgaatagctgccataacgctctgctgaaggtaattaacgaaccccaatctacccccacacctccccacacatcccagtcccaatttcaacaccatgccccacaatatcaccgccagtcccaatatccacatcactctcaatatcaacatcagtaccaatacccaacccggcccacaacccaaatgtattcacccgtgttttcttcatctttgcccagctttccttccccagtaagttttccacctaccccaacacaacacccctctggtcagcctcctgttttcccccccccttccactacagacgcaacaggtagggtttccccaatcccacctaccgacgtggtccaaccttccagcccctcctcccatagttactccacccaacaataccaggacctgtga
- the LOC138661860 gene encoding uncharacterized protein isoform X2, with protein sequence MSSSGSPPPQQQQESESDEELSEGTETGGDIEVEEEPSSPAAAAAAAAAGAAERPAQHEGSPRRSQSRRTRRRGRPSASQCAPEYDSDIDIEALIEEVREREPLWNMVDRRHADTSVTRRLWLEVCRNIFARWEDLLPQQQSKLCTKVRKRWRSLRDRFKREFNEEMQAPSGSAARKKRRYRYGPNLSFLRETMLSRVTYSSHRAPASTSAPSEAIPPESATGDHVGRPHTSHPSVPSTSSASTSGVQPSLLASDGQQIAFPLPHPSDPATSTPPVGSWRQRQRGQERSYAPEFLHLNAGFQNSFKILGEQVTAGFSMMQSRMSENHHEISSRLDRLHLDVSQAPANLFFQSMLRSMEKLSFDQQMRVMNSCHNALLKVINEPQSTPTPPHTSQSQFQHHAPQYHRQSQYPHHSQYQHQYQYPTRPTTQMYSPVFSSSLPSFPSPVSFPPTPTQHPSGQPPVFPPPSTTDATGRVSPIPPTDVVQPSSPSSHSYSTQQYQDL encoded by the exons atgtcctcttccggcagccctcctccacagcaacagcag gaatcagaatccgatgaggagctgtcggaagggaccgagacgggtggagacatcgaagtggaggaggaaccaagt tctcctgctgctgctgctgctgctgctgctgctggtgctgctgaacgtccagcacagcatgaaggttctcccaggcgctcccagagtcggcggactcgacgccgcggtcggccatca gcttcacagtgtgctcccgaatacgattcagatatcgatattgaagccctcatcgaggaggttcgtgaacgggagccactgtggaacatggttgaccgcaggcatgctgataccagtgtcacccgtcggctctggttggaagtatgccggaacatctttgcgaggtgggaggaccttcttccacagcagcagagcaaactat gtaccaaggttaggaagcggtggcggtcattgagggatcgctttaagagggagtttaacgaggagatgcaggccccgagtggctcagcagcaaggaagaagaggaggtacagatatggcccgaacctctccttcctgagggaaaccatgctgagtagagt cacctactccagccaccgtgcgcctgcatctacctctgcaccctctgaagcgatccctcctgagtccgccaccggggaccacgtcggtaggccccacacctctcacccctctgtcccctccacttcatccgcctctaccagtggagtgcagccttccttactcgcatctgatggtcaacagatagcgttccctttaccccacccctctgaccctgccacctctacaccaccggtaggttcatggcggcagcgtcagaggggtcaggaaaggagctatgctcctgagttcttgcatctaaatgcaggcttccaaaattcatttaaaattttgggagaacaagtgactgctggtttcagcatgatgcaatcacgcatgagtgaaaaccaccatgaaatcagcagtcgcttggatagactgcatttagatgtaagtcaagctccagccaatcttttttttcagtccatgctcaggagcatggaaaagctttcttttgatcagcagatgcgggtaatgaatagctgccataacgctctgctgaaggtaattaacgaaccccaatctacccccacacctccccacacatcccagtcccaatttcaacaccatgccccacaatatcaccgccagtcccaatatccacatcactctcaatatcaacatcagtaccaatacccaacccggcccacaacccaaatgtattcacccgtgttttcttcatctttgcccagctttccttccccagtaagttttccacctaccccaacacaacacccctctggtcagcctcctgttttcccccccccttccactacagacgcaacaggtagggtttccccaatcccacctaccgacgtggtccaaccttccagcccctcctcccatagttactccacccaacaataccaggacctgtga
- the LOC138661862 gene encoding uncharacterized protein translates to MMDGVIGRISSLVTEVIFETNRLDIIVREKEAAAERRMMQRRRRRFWIHPINELRMTRGVQSTLYLELRCNPQKFFSYVRMRMEHFDYLVGKIEDVIQKQDTRMRLAITPAERLMVTLRFLATGESLTSLHFQFRLGISTIGGIVKDTCRAIWDTLQLEYIPQPTMEIWMRSSEQFERMCNFPNCVGAVDGKHIRIAKPAGTGSEYYNYKKYFSIVLMAIADANCRFLAVDIGAYGRSNDSQVFKNSPMGRCLYGDTYNFPPARQLPGTSEPALPYVCVGDEAFQLSPHLLKPYSSRELHRTKRVFNYRLTRARRVVECSFGILTAKWRVLLTAIKLDTKTVDDVVKACVVLHNFVISKEPVTLDDEQLETSLWDYRSASVRSTGSVTRMREQFAEYFLSPVGRIPWQDIIV, encoded by the exons atgatggatggtgtaattgggaggatttcgagtttggttactgaagttatatttgagacgaatcgcctggatatcatagtgcgggagaaggaggcggcagcagaaagacggatgatgcaacggagaaggcgacgattctggatacatccaatcaatgagctgcggatgaccaggggtgtccagtccactctctatctggagttgcggtgcaacccccaaaaattctttagttatgtacggatgaggatggaacatttcgattatttggttggaaaaatagaggatgtcatccaaaagcaggacacaaggatgaggcttgccatcacaccggcggagcggctcatggtgacactgcg cttcctagctacgggtgaatctttgacttcactccatttccaattccggctggggatttccactattggcggaattgtgaaggacacatgtcgtgcgatttgggacactttacagctggagtatatcccacaaccaacaatggaaatctggatgagaagttccgaacaatttgagcgaatgtgtaattttccaaattgtgttggtgctgtggacggcaaacacattaggattgcaaaaccggcaggaacaggatcagagtactataactataaaaaatacttctcaattgtactcatggctattgctgacgccaactgccgattccttgctgtggatataggagcgtatggccggtccaacgactcccaagtgtttaaaaactctccgatgggtcgctgcctgtatggagatacatacaatttcccgccagcaagacagctcccaggaaccagtgaaccagccttgccctatgtgtgtgtaggtgatgaagcctttcaactgtcgccgcacctactgaaaccatacagcagccgtgaattacaccgcaccaagcgggtatttaattaccgtcttaccagagcaagaagagtggtagagtgctctttcggtattttgacagcaaagtggagagttctgctgacggcaataaaactggatacaaaaactgtagacgatgttgtaaaggcatgtgtggtgctccataattttgttatttcaaaggagcccgttaccttggatgacgaacaattggagacatccttgtgggattaccgaagtgcctctgttcgctccaccggttctgttactaggatgagggaacagtttgctgaatattttttgtcacctgttgggcggattccatggcaagacataattgtgtga